From Nocardioides sp. HDW12B, the proteins below share one genomic window:
- a CDS encoding AAA family ATPase: MTIRTRTDYEHALTALGVCVSARIPVLLWGNPGEGKTAVVESAREGGWHVETLIVSHYEPSDFAGLPVLTGDGGVSLAPPQWAKRLAAHEGPAIAFFDEFSTASPALQAAALHPLTHYEVGSLQLPETVSFVAAANPADVAAAGWELASPTASRFVHLDWGMPLEVYAESMVTGVWPAMPVFDRVSTDEVSTTLAGARCSTTGGGSTTGEDEVSTSSTTEATTRERVLVAGFLRTRESQLSVIPKDAAGRGRAFPTPRTWEYAARLLGLARALGTHATVRRLLAAGCLGDAVAHEYLAWVAAQDLVDPEALLADPAAYDFAGMRADRVHVSLQAVLGAVARDNAPQRWTNAVLLCARAAEAVGVDPAVPVVRALVRDGLRPAGAAVPPQIAVFAPALALAGLLPDRPAA; this comes from the coding sequence ATGACCATTCGCACGCGCACCGACTACGAGCACGCCCTGACCGCCCTCGGCGTCTGCGTCAGCGCCCGCATCCCCGTCCTGCTCTGGGGCAACCCCGGCGAGGGCAAGACCGCCGTCGTGGAGTCCGCGCGCGAGGGCGGCTGGCACGTCGAGACCCTCATCGTCAGCCACTACGAACCCAGCGACTTCGCCGGCCTCCCCGTCCTCACCGGCGACGGCGGCGTCTCGCTCGCCCCGCCCCAGTGGGCCAAGCGCCTCGCCGCCCACGAGGGACCGGCCATCGCGTTCTTCGACGAGTTCAGCACCGCCTCCCCCGCGCTCCAGGCCGCCGCGCTGCACCCGCTCACCCACTACGAGGTCGGGTCGCTGCAGCTGCCCGAGACCGTCTCCTTCGTCGCCGCCGCCAACCCCGCCGACGTCGCGGCCGCCGGCTGGGAGCTCGCCTCCCCCACCGCCTCACGCTTCGTCCACCTCGACTGGGGCATGCCGCTCGAGGTGTACGCCGAGTCGATGGTCACCGGGGTGTGGCCGGCGATGCCGGTGTTCGATCGGGTCTCGACCGACGAGGTCTCGACGACGCTCGCTGGCGCTCGCTGCTCGACCACCGGGGGCGGCTCGACCACCGGGGAGGACGAGGTCTCGACAAGCTCGACCACCGAAGCTACGACCCGTGAGCGGGTGCTGGTCGCGGGGTTCCTACGCACCCGCGAGTCCCAGCTCAGCGTCATCCCCAAGGACGCCGCCGGCCGCGGCCGGGCGTTCCCCACCCCCCGCACCTGGGAGTACGCCGCACGCCTGCTCGGTCTGGCCCGCGCGCTCGGCACGCACGCCACCGTCCGACGCCTCCTGGCGGCCGGCTGCCTGGGGGACGCGGTCGCCCACGAGTACCTCGCCTGGGTCGCCGCCCAGGACCTCGTCGACCCCGAAGCGCTGCTGGCCGACCCCGCGGCGTACGACTTCGCCGGCATGCGCGCCGACCGCGTGCACGTCAGCCTCCAGGCCGTCCTCGGCGCCGTCGCCCGCGACAACGCACCCCAGCGGTGGACCAACGCCGTGCTGCTCTGCGCCCGCGCCGCCGAGGCGGTCGGCGTAGACCCGGCCGTGCCCGTCGTGCGCGCGCTGGTCCGTGACGGGCTGCGCCCGGCCGGCGCCGCCGTACCGCCCCAGATCGCCGTCTTCGCCCCTGCCCTCGCGCTCGCGGGCCTGCTCCCGGACCGCCCCGCAGCATGA
- a CDS encoding VWA-like domain-containing protein: MSAHLLDRLAAAKLWLITEDLDRLDQRGQGLDDARSRSLLDHRGSPGLDKLDHGGPPGLAYLAHALYALVPVLTEDVETMTVDERWRVYVHPGWLAASDVPTVAGDLAHVTWHLLLDHADRARDQHVDARTAEPWHQAADLTVRQVLDGDALANELPWTTGMAPNLSAEEYFAIISRLPAALDDEPTDTGPPPPGCGSGCDGLLRSHELPPDADAAGVDAEDARHIRRRVAIDFTEHCTRRGTEPGDAGRWAKEILEPTIAWEPLLAGAVRRGAGWAHGHAEYTYTRPSRRAGAVRGIVLPSTRRPLPRVAMVVDTSGSVDDRLLGRALGEVDGALRALGVGSQAVSVISCDVAATQPTRVRRAREVRLAGGGGTDMRVGIRAAEALRPRPDLVVVLTDGYTPWPDAPPPGAAVVVALLGRDRRELPPTPSWATRVECLLD; this comes from the coding sequence ATGAGCGCCCACCTGCTCGACCGGCTGGCGGCGGCGAAGCTGTGGCTGATCACCGAGGATCTCGACAGGCTCGATCAGCGTGGACAGGGTCTCGACGACGCTCGCTCGCGCTCGCTGCTCGACCACCGTGGGTCACCGGGTCTCGACAAGCTCGACCACGGGGGGCCGCCGGGGCTGGCGTACCTCGCGCACGCGCTCTACGCGCTGGTCCCGGTGCTGACCGAGGACGTCGAGACGATGACCGTCGACGAGCGCTGGCGCGTCTACGTCCACCCCGGCTGGCTGGCCGCCAGCGACGTACCCACCGTCGCCGGCGACCTCGCCCACGTCACGTGGCACCTGCTGCTCGACCACGCCGACCGCGCCCGCGACCAGCACGTCGACGCCCGCACCGCCGAGCCGTGGCACCAGGCCGCGGACCTCACCGTGCGGCAGGTGCTCGACGGTGACGCGCTCGCCAACGAGCTGCCGTGGACGACCGGGATGGCGCCGAACCTGTCGGCCGAGGAGTACTTCGCGATCATCTCCCGACTCCCCGCCGCGCTCGACGACGAGCCCACCGACACCGGCCCCCCTCCGCCCGGGTGCGGCAGCGGCTGCGACGGCCTGCTCCGCAGCCACGAGCTGCCGCCGGACGCCGACGCCGCCGGGGTCGACGCCGAGGACGCCCGCCACATCCGCCGCCGGGTCGCCATCGACTTCACCGAGCACTGCACGCGCCGCGGCACCGAGCCGGGCGACGCCGGGCGCTGGGCCAAGGAGATCCTCGAGCCGACGATCGCCTGGGAGCCGCTCCTCGCCGGAGCTGTACGACGAGGGGCCGGCTGGGCCCACGGGCACGCCGAGTACACCTACACCCGCCCGTCGCGGAGGGCCGGCGCGGTCAGGGGCATCGTGCTGCCGTCGACCCGGAGGCCACTGCCCCGGGTGGCGATGGTCGTCGACACCTCCGGCTCGGTCGACGACCGGCTGCTCGGGCGCGCGCTCGGCGAGGTCGACGGGGCCCTGCGAGCCCTGGGGGTGGGCAGCCAGGCGGTCAGCGTCATCTCGTGCGACGTGGCCGCGACCCAGCCCACGCGGGTCCGCCGCGCGCGCGAGGTACGCCTGGCCGGAGGGGGTGGCACCGACATGCGCGTCGGCATCCGGGCCGCCGAGGCGTTGCGGCCACGACCGGACCTGGTGGTGGTGCTGACCGACGGTTACACGCCGTGGCCGGACGCTCCCCCGCCCGGCGCGGCCGTGGTGGTGGCACTGCTCGGTCGCGATCGGCGCGAGCTGCCGCCGACCCCTTCGTGGGCGACCCGGGTCGAGTGCCTGCTCGACTGA
- a CDS encoding Fic family protein, producing the protein MASDNAVRAMLAAQQHTPTTEYLSWDRVRNKTPPEGLTHEEWWFGLKMARRSAQRDLASLLAIDGTPFHFNLPDQLLRLIDEINRSASGNISIGEEVTNPGTRDRYVVTSLIEEAITSSQLEGAATSRRVAKEMLRSGRPPRDHSERMIVNNFHAMRLVLDFQDDRLTPERVLELHRVVTDGTLADPEDAGRLQTDQAERIAVYGDHDQLLHSPPHVDELPERLQRLCDFANADPEDESLYLPPVLRAVALHFMVGYDHYFVDGNGRTARALFYWSMVRQGYWLTEFLTISTILKGAPAKYGRSFLLSEDDEGDLTHFFVYHCQVIVRAIEALHEYLARKADEVRDLRNRLGSTGRFNHRQLAMLEHAIKNPGATYTAQSHARSHQVTTQTARQDLGQLEELGLLRHETSGRRMIWSASPDLRERLI; encoded by the coding sequence ATGGCGTCCGACAACGCCGTGAGGGCGATGCTCGCAGCGCAACAGCACACACCCACAACTGAGTACCTGTCGTGGGACAGGGTGCGAAACAAGACTCCACCCGAGGGCTTGACGCACGAGGAGTGGTGGTTCGGCCTCAAGATGGCCAGGCGCTCGGCACAGCGAGATCTTGCATCGCTCCTCGCCATTGACGGCACCCCCTTCCACTTCAACCTCCCCGACCAGCTCCTCCGACTGATCGATGAGATCAATCGAAGCGCGAGCGGCAACATCAGCATCGGTGAGGAGGTCACCAATCCGGGCACACGTGATCGCTATGTCGTGACCTCACTGATCGAGGAGGCAATCACCTCGAGCCAGCTCGAGGGAGCGGCCACGAGCCGGCGTGTGGCCAAGGAGATGCTCCGCTCCGGACGCCCTCCACGCGACCACTCAGAACGGATGATCGTCAACAACTTCCACGCGATGCGGTTGGTCCTCGACTTCCAGGACGATCGCCTGACCCCGGAGCGAGTTCTGGAGCTGCACCGGGTCGTCACCGATGGAACCTTGGCAGACCCGGAGGATGCCGGCCGACTGCAGACCGACCAGGCGGAGCGAATCGCTGTGTACGGCGATCACGACCAGCTCCTGCACAGCCCTCCTCACGTGGATGAGCTGCCGGAACGCCTCCAACGCCTGTGCGACTTCGCCAATGCCGATCCGGAGGACGAGAGTCTCTATCTCCCCCCTGTGCTGCGCGCCGTGGCGCTTCACTTCATGGTCGGCTACGACCACTACTTCGTCGACGGCAACGGGCGGACAGCTCGCGCACTCTTCTACTGGAGCATGGTTCGCCAGGGTTACTGGCTCACCGAGTTCCTCACGATCTCGACGATCCTGAAGGGCGCTCCCGCCAAGTACGGCCGCAGCTTCCTGCTCAGCGAGGACGATGAGGGGGACCTCACGCACTTCTTCGTCTACCACTGTCAGGTCATCGTGCGAGCGATAGAAGCTCTGCACGAGTATCTGGCTCGCAAAGCCGATGAGGTGCGTGACCTGCGGAACAGGCTGGGCTCGACAGGCCGGTTCAATCACCGTCAGCTGGCGATGCTCGAGCATGCGATCAAGAACCCGGGGGCGACGTACACCGCGCAGTCACACGCGCGGAGCCACCAGGTGACCACTCAGACGGCGCGACAGGACCTGGGGCAGCTCGAAGAGCTGGGCCTGCTCCGCCACGAGACGTCCGGACGCCGGATGATCTGGTCGGCGTCTCCAGACCTTCGAGAAAGGCTGATCTAG
- a CDS encoding plasmid pRiA4b ORF-3 family protein, whose product MAASRRRPRLDEPAVLRVRVTLEHSDPPIVRVLDLRSDLRLDQVHEVLQVAFGWADSHLHRFALGESVFDDTSEKFLCSFDVEEQDDGVPETTVHLDETLSRPGDVLRYCYDYGDDWSLDLVLEDVQALDRVSVSARCVAAERAAPPEDCGSRRTAEELAGVLADPAHVDVHDINEVLGSPLARLVTGPFTPDLVAALLPLTGSLPDRIVPGLLAQLDEPAPLDRAEKERALSTIRWFLERIGADGLAMTAAGWLRPEDVVAASEMVPDGPDWIGKKNREIDTVPVHQFRLMLADLGLTRKYEGRLRLSKSGAAAYDDPDRLWRLLAGALPPGKTRTFARQAGLLVLAQIAATGVSDTDAVARALTNLGWRTSDGRRVDGFQAYDATRAVHAALASLDPSRHRRMRRPEDSFGPAGRQLAFEALLDLH is encoded by the coding sequence GTGGCTGCTTCCCGACGCCGACCGCGTCTCGACGAACCGGCGGTCCTTCGCGTCCGTGTCACCCTCGAGCACTCCGACCCGCCGATCGTCCGTGTCCTCGACCTCCGCTCGGACCTGCGACTGGATCAGGTCCACGAGGTCCTGCAGGTCGCCTTCGGGTGGGCTGACTCCCACCTGCATCGCTTCGCTCTCGGCGAGAGCGTGTTCGACGACACCTCGGAGAAATTCCTGTGTTCCTTCGACGTCGAGGAGCAGGACGACGGGGTTCCCGAGACCACCGTTCACCTCGACGAGACGCTGTCCCGCCCGGGCGACGTGCTGCGCTACTGCTACGACTACGGCGACGACTGGTCGCTCGACCTCGTCCTCGAGGACGTGCAGGCTCTCGACCGGGTGAGCGTGTCGGCCCGCTGCGTGGCCGCCGAGCGCGCCGCGCCCCCGGAGGACTGCGGCAGCCGACGCACCGCCGAGGAGCTCGCCGGAGTGCTCGCCGATCCCGCTCACGTCGACGTGCACGACATCAACGAGGTGCTCGGCTCACCGCTCGCCCGGTTGGTCACCGGCCCCTTCACTCCTGACCTCGTCGCCGCCCTTCTCCCCCTGACCGGCTCCCTCCCGGACCGGATCGTGCCGGGCCTTCTCGCGCAGCTCGACGAGCCCGCACCACTCGACCGCGCCGAGAAGGAGAGGGCGCTGTCCACCATCCGGTGGTTCCTCGAGCGCATCGGAGCCGACGGGCTGGCGATGACGGCCGCGGGCTGGCTGCGCCCCGAGGACGTGGTCGCCGCGTCCGAGATGGTGCCGGACGGACCGGACTGGATCGGCAAGAAGAACCGCGAGATCGACACCGTCCCCGTGCACCAGTTCCGACTGATGCTCGCGGACCTGGGACTGACCCGGAAGTACGAGGGACGGCTGCGACTCAGCAAGTCCGGCGCTGCGGCGTACGACGACCCCGACCGGCTCTGGCGCTTGCTCGCCGGCGCGCTGCCACCCGGCAAGACGCGCACCTTCGCTCGGCAGGCCGGTCTGCTGGTGCTCGCACAGATCGCCGCGACGGGCGTCAGCGACACCGACGCCGTGGCACGCGCCCTCACCAACCTTGGCTGGCGCACCAGCGACGGGCGACGGGTCGATGGCTTCCAGGCGTATGACGCGACACGCGCCGTCCACGCCGCCCTCGCCAGCCTGGACCCGTCCCGCCACCGGCGGATGCGCCGCCCGGAGGACAGCTTCGGTCCGGCGGGGCGACAGCTGGCGTTCGAGGCCCTCCTCGACCTCCACTGA
- a CDS encoding FkbM family methyltransferase, translated as MSRPASRLRRALSSVRSRLGQGSGDAVGGPTRSTPLGSRARLVQHGEGRRLVTKQLGTRSWLVHPRRGPHRRTVTTFGPADHQTFLLTPEGKPDHHVPLLKHVGHEHVGQVLHRLGVTCVLDVGANRGQYGQRLRETGYTGRIVSFEPLDHLADQVADVAADAPDWTLMRCALGREDSKAEIHVDTGKGTLSSMLEPSDFGRSWNQRLREEPTMQTVQVRRLDDVWDEVVEGLEDPRVFLKLDTQGFDLEAFAGAGERVADVLAMQSELASMPIYDGMPRMTEQLETYQDAGFVLSGLFPVGVHKPTMGVIEFDAVMVRPEAVRAAKRAGRRGGR; from the coding sequence ATGTCTCGACCCGCCTCCCGGCTCCGGCGCGCCCTGTCCTCGGTGAGGAGTCGGCTCGGTCAGGGGTCTGGCGACGCGGTCGGCGGCCCCACCCGCTCGACGCCTCTGGGCAGCCGGGCCCGGCTGGTCCAGCACGGTGAGGGACGCCGTCTGGTCACGAAGCAGCTGGGCACGCGGTCCTGGCTCGTCCACCCGCGCCGCGGGCCGCACCGCCGCACCGTCACCACGTTCGGTCCCGCCGACCACCAGACCTTCCTGCTCACCCCCGAGGGCAAGCCCGACCACCACGTCCCGCTGCTGAAGCACGTCGGCCACGAGCACGTCGGGCAGGTCCTGCACCGGCTGGGCGTGACCTGCGTGCTGGACGTCGGGGCGAACCGCGGGCAGTACGGCCAGCGCCTGCGCGAGACCGGCTACACCGGTCGCATCGTCTCCTTCGAGCCGCTCGACCACCTCGCCGACCAGGTCGCCGATGTCGCAGCCGACGCCCCGGACTGGACGCTGATGCGGTGCGCGCTGGGTCGCGAGGACAGCAAGGCCGAGATCCACGTCGACACCGGCAAGGGCACCCTCAGCTCGATGCTCGAGCCCAGCGACTTCGGACGGTCCTGGAACCAGCGGCTGCGCGAGGAGCCCACGATGCAGACCGTGCAGGTGCGCCGCCTCGACGACGTGTGGGACGAGGTCGTCGAGGGTCTCGAGGACCCCCGGGTCTTCCTCAAGCTCGACACCCAGGGCTTCGACCTCGAGGCGTTCGCGGGGGCGGGCGAGCGGGTCGCTGACGTCCTCGCGATGCAGTCGGAGCTGGCTTCCATGCCGATCTACGACGGCATGCCGCGCATGACGGAACAGCTGGAGACCTACCAGGACGCCGGCTTCGTGCTCAGCGGGCTCTTCCCGGTCGGCGTGCACAAGCCGACGATGGGCGTCATCGAGTTCGACGCCGTGATGGTGCGGCCCGAGGCCGTCCGTGCCGCCAAGCGCGCGGGTCGACGCGGGGGACGCTGA
- a CDS encoding FAD-dependent oxidoreductase, whose product MTSLWHDTSSRAPSAGGSLPEHAQLVVVGAGITGLTTALLAQRAGVDVLVLEGRHLGAAATGNTTAKVSLLQGTILSAIRAHHDDDAVRAYVQANAAGQQQVHELMDELGVAYQREAAYTYVNHDSGISTLEKEYDAASAAGLPVLWAETTELPYRTGGAIRLADQLQMDPVELLEALHRAFVDAGGRVVEGVRVTGLGLRSDTVQTTYGVVRAPHVVLATGAPILDRGGHFTRLVAERSYALAFRVPDGGPAVPDGMYLAADSPSRSLRYAPHDDGRLLLVGGNGHEVGREPDTQRRVDELVSWTEEHWPGAVLTHQWSAQDYAAENQLPIVQSLPGGSGIQVATGFHKWGMSNGPAAAIAMVAHVTGEAEPSWRAEMRRRVPGVRDLAEATRAGTKVGFHAVRGWTGALAPFGSSAPAPGEGHVHREGASVVATSNVDGRVCSVSGICTHLGGILQWNAAETSWDCPLHGSRFAADGTLLEGMATKDLSQVDD is encoded by the coding sequence ATGACCTCGCTCTGGCACGACACCTCCTCCCGCGCGCCCTCCGCCGGCGGCTCCCTCCCCGAGCACGCCCAGCTCGTCGTGGTGGGGGCCGGGATCACGGGTCTCACCACGGCCCTGCTCGCCCAGCGCGCGGGGGTCGACGTACTCGTGCTGGAGGGGCGGCACCTCGGCGCCGCCGCCACCGGCAACACCACCGCCAAGGTCAGCCTGCTTCAGGGCACCATCCTCTCGGCGATCCGCGCGCACCACGACGACGACGCGGTCCGGGCCTACGTGCAGGCCAACGCCGCCGGGCAGCAGCAGGTCCACGAGCTCATGGACGAGCTCGGCGTGGCCTACCAGCGCGAGGCGGCGTACACCTACGTCAACCACGACAGCGGGATCAGCACGCTGGAGAAGGAGTACGACGCCGCGAGCGCCGCCGGTCTGCCCGTGCTGTGGGCCGAGACCACCGAGCTGCCGTACCGCACCGGCGGCGCCATCCGGCTCGCCGACCAGCTCCAGATGGACCCGGTCGAGCTGCTCGAGGCCCTGCACCGCGCGTTCGTCGACGCCGGCGGCCGGGTCGTCGAGGGCGTGCGGGTGACCGGCCTCGGGCTGCGCTCGGACACCGTCCAGACGACGTACGGCGTGGTCCGCGCCCCGCACGTCGTGCTGGCAACCGGGGCGCCCATCCTCGACCGTGGCGGCCACTTCACGCGTCTGGTGGCCGAGCGCTCCTACGCGCTGGCGTTCCGGGTGCCCGACGGCGGCCCCGCGGTGCCGGACGGCATGTACCTCGCGGCGGACTCGCCGAGCCGCTCGCTGCGCTACGCACCGCACGACGACGGGCGGCTGCTGCTCGTCGGCGGCAACGGCCACGAGGTCGGTCGCGAGCCCGACACCCAGCGCCGCGTCGACGAGCTCGTGAGCTGGACCGAGGAGCACTGGCCGGGCGCCGTGCTGACCCACCAGTGGTCGGCGCAGGACTACGCCGCGGAGAACCAGCTGCCGATCGTGCAGAGCCTGCCCGGCGGCTCGGGCATCCAGGTCGCGACCGGGTTCCACAAGTGGGGGATGAGCAACGGGCCCGCCGCGGCGATCGCCATGGTCGCGCACGTGACGGGCGAGGCGGAGCCGTCGTGGCGCGCGGAGATGCGACGTCGCGTGCCGGGCGTGCGTGACCTCGCCGAGGCGACCCGGGCGGGCACCAAGGTCGGCTTCCACGCGGTGCGCGGGTGGACTGGCGCGTTGGCGCCGTTCGGCAGCAGCGCGCCCGCGCCCGGAGAGGGCCATGTGCACCGCGAGGGCGCCTCGGTGGTGGCGACGTCGAACGTCGACGGCCGGGTCTGCTCGGTGTCGGGGATCTGCACGCACCTCGGCGGCATCCTGCAGTGGAACGCCGCCGAGACCTCCTGGGACTGCCCGCTGCACGGCTCGCGCTTCGCCGCAGACGGCACCCTGCTCGAAGGCATGGCCACGAAGGACCTGTCCCAGGTCGACGACTGA
- a CDS encoding HU family DNA-binding protein, producing MRKDELIKAIADSANLQNAEASRALDAVVEIISDGLSKGDKVQIAGLGTFEARPRNAREGRNPQTGETIQIAATTVPGFKAAKQLKDRVAG from the coding sequence ATGCGCAAGGACGAGCTCATCAAGGCCATCGCCGACTCGGCGAACCTGCAGAACGCCGAGGCCTCCCGGGCCCTCGACGCCGTCGTCGAGATCATCTCGGACGGTCTGTCCAAGGGCGACAAGGTCCAGATCGCCGGCCTCGGCACCTTCGAGGCCCGCCCGCGCAACGCCCGCGAGGGCCGCAACCCGCAGACCGGCGAGACCATCCAGATCGCCGCCACCACGGTGCCCGGCTTCAAGGCCGCCAAGCAGCTGAAGGACCGCGTCGCGGGCTGA
- a CDS encoding ABC transporter permease: protein MALQDMVAATSGVRTAGSSGRYAASAARRGGRWTLGLVVPLALLGLWQLVTSAGVFSPVQLPPPVDVLLAGRELWQRGELLGHIHISTQRVLIGFGIGATVGLLLGSLVGLSRVADTMVGPTIGALRAVPSLAWVPLLILWMQIGEDSKLTLIAIGAVFPVFTTVAVALRHVDRQLVEAARAFGFSGVRLLRTVQLPAVVPAVFSGLRLALAQSWLFLVAAELIASSKGLGFLLIDSQNNGRTDRLLLAIVLLAVLGKTSDALLGVVQKWAVRRWA from the coding sequence ATGGCCCTGCAGGACATGGTCGCGGCCACCTCCGGTGTCCGCACCGCCGGCTCGTCGGGCCGGTACGCCGCTTCGGCCGCCCGTCGTGGAGGTCGCTGGACACTGGGACTGGTCGTGCCGCTCGCCCTGCTGGGGCTGTGGCAGCTGGTGACCAGCGCCGGGGTGTTCAGCCCCGTGCAGCTGCCGCCGCCCGTCGACGTGCTGCTGGCCGGACGCGAGCTGTGGCAGCGCGGCGAGCTGCTCGGCCACATCCACATCTCGACGCAGCGGGTGCTCATCGGCTTCGGCATCGGCGCCACCGTCGGCCTGCTCCTCGGGTCGCTGGTGGGCCTGTCGCGGGTGGCCGACACCATGGTCGGCCCGACGATCGGAGCGCTGCGCGCGGTGCCGTCGCTCGCGTGGGTGCCGCTGCTCATCCTCTGGATGCAGATCGGCGAGGACTCCAAGCTGACCCTGATCGCGATCGGGGCGGTGTTCCCGGTCTTCACGACGGTCGCGGTGGCGCTGCGGCACGTCGACCGCCAGCTCGTCGAGGCGGCGCGTGCGTTCGGCTTCAGCGGGGTCCGGCTGCTGCGCACGGTGCAGCTGCCGGCCGTCGTCCCGGCCGTGTTCTCGGGCCTGCGGCTGGCGCTGGCGCAGTCGTGGCTGTTCCTCGTCGCGGCCGAGCTGATCGCCTCGTCGAAGGGCCTCGGCTTCCTGCTCATCGACAGCCAGAACAACGGCCGCACGGACCGGCTGCTGCTCGCGATCGTGCTGCTGGCGGTGCTCGGCAAGACCAGCGACGCCCTGCTCGGCGTGGTGCAGAAGTGGGCGGTGAGGCGTTGGGCGTGA
- a CDS encoding aliphatic sulfonate ABC transporter substrate-binding protein has product MPTTGTPAASRPTRNPLRATRARVAVAAAALTLASSALAGCASEASGASGSDGGPELAIDFATYNPLSLVIKDQGWLEDELKDEGVSVTWVESTGSNIANQNLRAGAIDVGSTAGSAALLARANGTPIKIIDIYTQPEWVALVVGPDSDIKEVADLKGKTIAATLGTDAYFFLLQALEEAGVGLDEVTIENLQHPDGQTALEGGSVDAWAGLDPMMADAEQNSGAKLIYRNVDFASYGTLDATEDFLAEEPELAQTVVDVYERARQWAIDNPDEAVAILAEESGVEESVAKTVLTERTGFDIDNVPGQAQIDVLEKIGPIFVDSGDVSSQDQVDEALASLIEDEYASKADPARVGGES; this is encoded by the coding sequence ATGCCCACGACCGGCACCCCGGCCGCTTCCCGTCCCACCCGCAACCCCCTGCGCGCCACCCGCGCCCGCGTCGCGGTGGCCGCCGCCGCCCTGACCCTCGCGTCCAGCGCGCTCGCCGGCTGCGCCAGCGAGGCCTCCGGCGCCAGCGGGTCGGACGGCGGGCCGGAGCTGGCCATCGACTTCGCCACCTACAACCCCCTCAGCCTCGTCATCAAGGACCAGGGCTGGCTCGAGGACGAGCTGAAGGACGAGGGCGTGTCGGTGACGTGGGTGGAGTCGACCGGCTCCAACATCGCCAACCAGAACCTGCGCGCCGGCGCCATCGACGTCGGCTCGACCGCCGGCTCGGCCGCGCTGCTGGCCCGCGCCAACGGCACGCCGATCAAGATCATCGACATCTACACCCAGCCCGAGTGGGTCGCGCTCGTCGTCGGCCCCGACTCCGACATCAAGGAGGTCGCCGACCTCAAGGGCAAGACCATCGCGGCCACGCTCGGCACCGACGCCTACTTCTTCCTGCTCCAGGCGCTCGAGGAGGCCGGCGTCGGCCTCGACGAGGTCACCATCGAGAACCTGCAGCACCCCGACGGCCAGACGGCGCTCGAGGGCGGCTCGGTCGACGCCTGGGCCGGCCTCGACCCGATGATGGCCGACGCGGAACAGAACAGCGGCGCGAAGCTCATCTACCGCAACGTCGACTTTGCCTCCTACGGCACCCTCGACGCCACCGAGGACTTCCTCGCCGAGGAGCCCGAGCTGGCCCAGACCGTCGTCGACGTCTACGAGCGGGCGCGGCAGTGGGCCATCGACAACCCCGACGAGGCCGTCGCGATCCTGGCCGAGGAGTCGGGCGTCGAGGAGTCGGTCGCGAAGACCGTGCTCACCGAGCGCACCGGCTTCGACATCGACAACGTGCCCGGGCAGGCCCAGATCGACGTGCTCGAGAAGATCGGGCCGATCTTCGTCGACTCCGGCGACGTGTCGTCGCAGGACCAGGTCGACGAGGCGCTGGCGTCGCTGATCGAGGACGAGTACGCCAGCAAGGCCGACCCCGCGCGCGTGGGTGGCGAGAGCTGA
- a CDS encoding ABC transporter ATP-binding protein, which translates to MALSPAPADRLPDRRGGLSAVPDPARDGAPGTTRTATSTALPLTFEHTGRTFGTGLGANAVLRGVDLRVAAGEVVALLGPSGCGKSTLLRSAAGLDRPTEGRVLVGDHAVDGIDASCAVAFQEPRLMPWKMVRENVALGLPRGTPRAEGVDRVAELLELVGLAEHADKRPREISGGMAQRTSLARALARRPGVLLLDEPFGALDALTRMRMQDLLLSIHRAAPTTVLLVTHDVDEALQLADRVAVLGRPSAGEPSGLVRLVDVPGSRPRDRGAADLAAMRSDLLTSLGVDAHRH; encoded by the coding sequence ATGGCGCTCAGCCCGGCGCCCGCGGACCGGTTGCCCGACCGTCGCGGCGGCCTCTCGGCCGTGCCCGACCCCGCCCGTGACGGCGCCCCCGGGACGACGCGCACCGCGACGTCCACCGCCCTGCCGCTGACCTTCGAGCACACTGGCCGCACCTTCGGCACCGGCCTCGGCGCCAACGCCGTCCTGCGCGGCGTGGACCTGCGGGTCGCGGCCGGCGAGGTCGTCGCGCTGCTCGGGCCGTCCGGCTGCGGCAAGTCGACGCTGCTGCGCTCGGCCGCGGGCCTCGACCGGCCCACCGAGGGCCGCGTCCTCGTCGGTGACCACGCCGTCGACGGCATCGACGCCTCCTGCGCGGTCGCCTTCCAGGAGCCGCGCCTCATGCCGTGGAAGATGGTGCGCGAGAACGTCGCGCTCGGCCTGCCCCGGGGTACGCCGCGCGCCGAGGGGGTCGACCGGGTCGCCGAGCTGCTCGAGCTCGTCGGGCTGGCCGAGCACGCCGACAAGCGGCCCCGCGAGATCTCCGGCGGCATGGCCCAGCGCACGTCGCTGGCCCGCGCCCTGGCCCGACGCCCCGGCGTGCTGCTGCTCGACGAGCCGTTCGGCGCCCTCGACGCGCTGACCCGGATGCGCATGCAGGACCTGCTGCTGTCGATCCACCGGGCCGCCCCGACCACGGTCCTGCTCGTCACCCACGACGTCGACGAGGCCCTCCAGCTCGCCGACCGGGTGGCCGTCCTGGGTCGCCCCAGCGCGGGGGAGCCCTCCGGACTCGTCCGCCTGGTCGACGTACCCGGTAGCCGCCCGCGCGACCGCGGCGCCGCCGACCTGGCCGCGATGCGCTCCGACCTGCTCACCAGCCTCGGGGTCGACGCCCACCGGCACTGA